From Peromyscus eremicus chromosome 3, PerEre_H2_v1, whole genome shotgun sequence, one genomic window encodes:
- the Xpc gene encoding DNA repair protein complementing XP-C cells isoform X1 gives MARKHPAGRRQRGRGPEAKDNKAARPEESEADDFEDENQKPPKKCFPSRVSRGKRKRGSRDPGDPTDGAAKKKVAKATAKANNLKAPKEEALSDGDDFRDSPGDCKKAKKHAKTEVVDKGSDEDEDSEDDWEEVEELTEPMLDMGEDSTTSQSVLPVKAVEIEIETPEQAKARKRSEKIKMELETYLRRMMKRFNKEVQENMHKVHLLCLLASGFYRNSICRQPDLLAIGLSIIPTRFTKVPLQNRDICFLSNLVKWFIGTFTVNADLSASEQDSLQTTLERRIAIYSARDDEELVHIFLLILRALQLLTRLVLSLQPVPLKSSVTKGKKSSTGTSLESPGGSSDPSSNVPESPKRPKTSRRIKEEDASSECRAKCRSKAAAGSGQRRKPSCSEGEEAKPKTQSRARARQRRRVAAKVSYKEESGSSEAGSGSDFELSSGEGRDSSDEDCEPGPQKQKRTPGPQRTKTRSKSATKTQCEPPSFPAASSSSSGSKRGRKVSSGGRETGTGKAAGVDQWLEVFCESQAKWVCVDLVHGVVGQPLTCYKCATKPMTYVVGIDNDGWVRDVTQRYDPAWMTTTRKCRVDAEWWAETLRPYQSPLTEREKKEDQEFQAKHLDKPLPTSIGTYKNHPLYALKRHLLKFQAIYPETAAVLGYCRGEAVYSRDCVHTLHSRDTWLKQARVVRLGEVPYKMVKGFSNRARKARLSEPQLHDYNDLALYGHWQTEEYQPPVAVDGKVPRNEFGNVYLFLPSMMPIGCVQMHLPNLHRVARKLGIDCVQAITGFDFHGGYCHPVTDGYIVCEEFKDVLLTAWENEQAIIEKKEKEKKEKRALGNWKLLVRGLLIRERLQLRYGAKSEAVAPHANAGGGLSSDEEEGTSSQAETARVLAASWPQNREAKEEQKPEYRKMTRKRRAAEASHLFPFEKL, from the exons atgactttgaagatgagaaTCAGAAACCCCCAAAGAAGTGCTTCCCCTCCAGAGTGTCCCgcgggaagaggaagagaggcagcCGCGATCCAGGAGACCCCACAGATGGTGCAGCAAAAAAGAAAGTGGCCAAAGCCACTGCCAAAGCCAACAATCTCAAGGCTCCGAAGGAGGAAGCTCTCAGCGATGGGGACGATTTCAG GGACTCTCCAGGCGACTGCAAGAAGGCAAAGAAACATGCGAAGACAGAGGTGGTGGACAAAGGCAGTGATGAAGACGAGGACAGTGAGGATGACTGGGAGGAGGTGGAAG AACTTACCGAGCCTATGCTGGACATGGGAGAAGATTCTACCACCtcacagtctgtcctgcctgtgaAGGCTGTGGAAATAGAAATTGAAACCCCGGAGCAGGCGAAGGCACGGAAGAGAAG TGAGAAGATAAAGATGGAGCTTGAGACGTACCTCCGGAGGATGATGAAGCGCTTCAATAAAGAAGTTCAGGAGAACATGCACAAG GTTCACCTGCTGTGCCTGCTGGCCAGTGGCTTCTATCGAAACAGCATCTGCCGCCAGCCAGATCTGCTGGCCATTGGCCTCTCCATCATCCCAACTCGCTTTACCAAGGTGCCACTTCAAAACAGGGACATCTGCTTCCTCTCAAACTTGGTGAAGTG GTTCATTGGAACCTTCACGGTCAATGCGGACCTTTCAGCCAGTGAGCAAGACAGCCTGCAGACAACCTTGGAGAGGAGAATCGCCATTTACTCTGCAAGGGATGATGAGGAGTTGGTCCAT ATATTTCTTCTGATTCTTCGGGCTCTGCAGCTGCTCACCCGACTGGTGTTGTCTCTACAGCCCGTTCCACTGAAGTCATCTGTGACAAAG GGGAAGAAGTCTTCCACGGGGACATCCTTAGAGAGTCCTGGAGGCTCTTCAGATCCTTCCAGTAACGTTCCAGAAAGCCCCAAGAGGCCCAAGACCAGCAGAAGAATCAAAGAAGAGGACGCCTCTTCTGAGTGCCGTGCAAAGTGCCGAAGCAAGGCCGCTGCGGGCAGTGGGCAGCGGAGAAAGCCCTCCTGCAGCGAGGGAGAGGAAGCCAAGCCGAAAACCCAGAGCCGGGCCCGGGCCCGGCAGCGGCGGCGGGTGGCTGCCAAGGTGTCCTACAAAGAGGAGAGTGGGAGCAGTGAGGCAGGCAGCGGCTCTGACTTTGAACTCTCCAGTGGAGAGGGCCGGGATTCCTCTGATGAGGATTGTGAGCCCGGCCCTCAAAAGCAGAAGAGGACTCCAGGTCCTCAGAGGACAAAGACCAGGTCTAAGAGTGCCACCAAGACCCAGTGTGAGCCGCCAAGCTTTCCAGCGGCATCTTCAAGCTCTTCAGGCAGtaagagaggcaggaaggtttCCAGTGGTGGCAGAGAGACAGGAACTGGGAAGGCTGCTGGTGTAGACCAGTGGTTGGAGGTGTTCTGTGAGTCGCAGGCCAAGTGGGTGTGTGTGGACTTGGTGCATGGTGTGGTGGGCCAGCCTCTGACCTGTTACAAATGTGCCACCAAACCCATGACCTATGTCGTAGGCATTGACAATGATGGCTGGGTCCGAGATGTCACTCAGAGGTATGACCCAGCCTGGATGACCACAACCCGAAAGTGCCGGGTTGACGCTGAGTGGTGGGCTGAGACCTTGAGACCCTATCAGAGCCCGCTTacggagagggagaagaaggaagaccAGGAG TTTCAGGCGAAGCACCTGGATAAGCCTTTGCCCACCTCCATCGGGACATATAAGAACCACCCCCTCTATGCCCTGAAGCGCCACCTCTTGAAATTCCAGGCCATCTACCCTGAGACAGCTGCAGTCCTTGGATATTGCCGTGGAGAAGCTGTCTACTCCAG GGATTGTGTGCATACTCTGCACTCCAGGGACACATGGCTGAAGCAAGCAAGAGTGGTACGGCTTGGAGAAGTGCCCTACAAG ATGGTGAAAGGCTTCTCCAACCGTGCCCGGAAAGCCCGGCTTTCGGAGCCCCAGCTGCACGACTACAATGACTTGGCCCTCTATGGCCACTGGCAGACAGAGGAGTATCAGCCCCCTGTGGCTGTAGATGGCAAG GTACCTCGGAATGAGTTTGGGAACGTgtatctcttcctgcccagcatgATGCCTATCGGTTGTGTCCAGATGCACCTGCCCAACCTGCACCGTGTGGCCCGCAAGCTGGGCATCGACTGTGTGCAGGCCATCACTGGCTTCGATTTCCATGGAGGCTACTGCCATCCAGT AACTGATGGCTACATTGTCTGTGAGGAATTCAAAGACGTGCTGCTGACTGCTTGGGAGAATGAACAGGCCATCattgaaaagaaggagaaggag AAGAAGGAGAAGCGGGCGCTGGGGAACTGGAAGCTGCTGGTCAGAGGACTGCTCATCAGAGAGAGGCTGCAACTCCGATATGGGGCCAAG AGCGAGGCAGTAGCTCCCCATGCAAATGCAGGAGGCGGACTCTCTTCTGATGAAGAGGAAGGGACCAGCTCACAAGCAGAAACAGCCAGAGTCCTGGCTGCCTCCTGGCCACAAAACCGAGAGGCTAAAGAAGAACAGAAGCCCGAGTACCGTAAGATGACCCGGAAGAGGCGGGCAGCAGAGGCTTCACATCTCTTCCCATTTGAGAAGCTGTGA
- the Xpc gene encoding DNA repair protein complementing XP-C cells isoform X2 yields MARKHPAGRRQRGRGPEAKDNKAARPEESEADDFEDENQKPPKKCFPSRVSRGKRKRGSRDPGDPTDGAAKKKVAKATAKANNLKAPKEEALSDGDDFRDSPGDCKKAKKHAKTEVVDKGSDEDEDSEDDWEEVEELTEPMLDMGEDSTTSQSVLPVKAVEIEIETPEQAKARKRSEKIKMELETYLRRMMKRFNKEVQENMHKVHLLCLLASGFYRNSICRQPDLLAIGLSIIPTRFTKVPLQNRDICFLSNLVKWFIGTFTVNADLSASEQDSLQTTLERRIAIYSARDDEELVHIFLLILRALQLLTRLVLSLQPVPLKSSVTKGKKSSTGTSLESPGGSSDPSSNVPESPKRPKTSRRIKEEDASSECRAKCRSKAAAGSGQRRKPSCSEGEEAKPKTQSRARARQRRRVAAKVSYKEESGSSEAGSGSDFELSSGEGRDSSDEDCEPGPQKQKRTPGPQRTKTRSKSATKTQCEPPSFPAASSSSSGSKRGRKVSSGGRETGTGKAAGVDQWLEVFCIDNDGWVRDVTQRYDPAWMTTTRKCRVDAEWWAETLRPYQSPLTEREKKEDQEFQAKHLDKPLPTSIGTYKNHPLYALKRHLLKFQAIYPETAAVLGYCRGEAVYSRDCVHTLHSRDTWLKQARVVRLGEVPYKMVKGFSNRARKARLSEPQLHDYNDLALYGHWQTEEYQPPVAVDGKVPRNEFGNVYLFLPSMMPIGCVQMHLPNLHRVARKLGIDCVQAITGFDFHGGYCHPVTDGYIVCEEFKDVLLTAWENEQAIIEKKEKEKKEKRALGNWKLLVRGLLIRERLQLRYGAKSEAVAPHANAGGGLSSDEEEGTSSQAETARVLAASWPQNREAKEEQKPEYRKMTRKRRAAEASHLFPFEKL; encoded by the exons atgactttgaagatgagaaTCAGAAACCCCCAAAGAAGTGCTTCCCCTCCAGAGTGTCCCgcgggaagaggaagagaggcagcCGCGATCCAGGAGACCCCACAGATGGTGCAGCAAAAAAGAAAGTGGCCAAAGCCACTGCCAAAGCCAACAATCTCAAGGCTCCGAAGGAGGAAGCTCTCAGCGATGGGGACGATTTCAG GGACTCTCCAGGCGACTGCAAGAAGGCAAAGAAACATGCGAAGACAGAGGTGGTGGACAAAGGCAGTGATGAAGACGAGGACAGTGAGGATGACTGGGAGGAGGTGGAAG AACTTACCGAGCCTATGCTGGACATGGGAGAAGATTCTACCACCtcacagtctgtcctgcctgtgaAGGCTGTGGAAATAGAAATTGAAACCCCGGAGCAGGCGAAGGCACGGAAGAGAAG TGAGAAGATAAAGATGGAGCTTGAGACGTACCTCCGGAGGATGATGAAGCGCTTCAATAAAGAAGTTCAGGAGAACATGCACAAG GTTCACCTGCTGTGCCTGCTGGCCAGTGGCTTCTATCGAAACAGCATCTGCCGCCAGCCAGATCTGCTGGCCATTGGCCTCTCCATCATCCCAACTCGCTTTACCAAGGTGCCACTTCAAAACAGGGACATCTGCTTCCTCTCAAACTTGGTGAAGTG GTTCATTGGAACCTTCACGGTCAATGCGGACCTTTCAGCCAGTGAGCAAGACAGCCTGCAGACAACCTTGGAGAGGAGAATCGCCATTTACTCTGCAAGGGATGATGAGGAGTTGGTCCAT ATATTTCTTCTGATTCTTCGGGCTCTGCAGCTGCTCACCCGACTGGTGTTGTCTCTACAGCCCGTTCCACTGAAGTCATCTGTGACAAAG GGGAAGAAGTCTTCCACGGGGACATCCTTAGAGAGTCCTGGAGGCTCTTCAGATCCTTCCAGTAACGTTCCAGAAAGCCCCAAGAGGCCCAAGACCAGCAGAAGAATCAAAGAAGAGGACGCCTCTTCTGAGTGCCGTGCAAAGTGCCGAAGCAAGGCCGCTGCGGGCAGTGGGCAGCGGAGAAAGCCCTCCTGCAGCGAGGGAGAGGAAGCCAAGCCGAAAACCCAGAGCCGGGCCCGGGCCCGGCAGCGGCGGCGGGTGGCTGCCAAGGTGTCCTACAAAGAGGAGAGTGGGAGCAGTGAGGCAGGCAGCGGCTCTGACTTTGAACTCTCCAGTGGAGAGGGCCGGGATTCCTCTGATGAGGATTGTGAGCCCGGCCCTCAAAAGCAGAAGAGGACTCCAGGTCCTCAGAGGACAAAGACCAGGTCTAAGAGTGCCACCAAGACCCAGTGTGAGCCGCCAAGCTTTCCAGCGGCATCTTCAAGCTCTTCAGGCAGtaagagaggcaggaaggtttCCAGTGGTGGCAGAGAGACAGGAACTGGGAAGGCTGCTGGTGTAGACCAGTGGTTGGAGGTGTTCT GCATTGACAATGATGGCTGGGTCCGAGATGTCACTCAGAGGTATGACCCAGCCTGGATGACCACAACCCGAAAGTGCCGGGTTGACGCTGAGTGGTGGGCTGAGACCTTGAGACCCTATCAGAGCCCGCTTacggagagggagaagaaggaagaccAGGAG TTTCAGGCGAAGCACCTGGATAAGCCTTTGCCCACCTCCATCGGGACATATAAGAACCACCCCCTCTATGCCCTGAAGCGCCACCTCTTGAAATTCCAGGCCATCTACCCTGAGACAGCTGCAGTCCTTGGATATTGCCGTGGAGAAGCTGTCTACTCCAG GGATTGTGTGCATACTCTGCACTCCAGGGACACATGGCTGAAGCAAGCAAGAGTGGTACGGCTTGGAGAAGTGCCCTACAAG ATGGTGAAAGGCTTCTCCAACCGTGCCCGGAAAGCCCGGCTTTCGGAGCCCCAGCTGCACGACTACAATGACTTGGCCCTCTATGGCCACTGGCAGACAGAGGAGTATCAGCCCCCTGTGGCTGTAGATGGCAAG GTACCTCGGAATGAGTTTGGGAACGTgtatctcttcctgcccagcatgATGCCTATCGGTTGTGTCCAGATGCACCTGCCCAACCTGCACCGTGTGGCCCGCAAGCTGGGCATCGACTGTGTGCAGGCCATCACTGGCTTCGATTTCCATGGAGGCTACTGCCATCCAGT AACTGATGGCTACATTGTCTGTGAGGAATTCAAAGACGTGCTGCTGACTGCTTGGGAGAATGAACAGGCCATCattgaaaagaaggagaaggag AAGAAGGAGAAGCGGGCGCTGGGGAACTGGAAGCTGCTGGTCAGAGGACTGCTCATCAGAGAGAGGCTGCAACTCCGATATGGGGCCAAG AGCGAGGCAGTAGCTCCCCATGCAAATGCAGGAGGCGGACTCTCTTCTGATGAAGAGGAAGGGACCAGCTCACAAGCAGAAACAGCCAGAGTCCTGGCTGCCTCCTGGCCACAAAACCGAGAGGCTAAAGAAGAACAGAAGCCCGAGTACCGTAAGATGACCCGGAAGAGGCGGGCAGCAGAGGCTTCACATCTCTTCCCATTTGAGAAGCTGTGA
- the Xpc gene encoding DNA repair protein complementing XP-C cells isoform X3 — protein MARKHPAGRRQRGRGPEAKDNKAARPEESEADDFEDENQKPPKKCFPSRVSRGKRKRGSRDPGDPTDGAAKKKVAKATAKANNLKAPKEEALSDGDDFRDSPGDCKKAKKHAKTEVVDKGSDEDEDSEDDWEEVEELTEPMLDMGEDSTTSQSVLPVKAVEIEIETPEQAKARKRSEKIKMELETYLRRMMKRFNKEVQENMHKVHLLCLLASGFYRNSICRQPDLLAIGLSIIPTRFTKVPLQNRDICFLSNLVKWFIGTFTVNADLSASEQDSLQTTLERRIAIYSARDDEELVHIFLLILRALQLLTRLVLSLQPVPLKSSVTKGKKSSTGTSLESPGGSSDPSSNVPESPKRPKTSRRIKEEDASSECRAKCRSKAAAGSGQRRKPSCSEGEEAKPKTQSRARARQRRRVAAKVSYKEESGSSEAGSGSDFELSSGEGRDSSDEDCEPGPQKQKRTPGPQRTKTRSKSATKTQCEPPSFPAASSSSSGSKRGRKVSSGGRETGTGKAAGVDQWLEVFCESQAKWVCVDLVHGVVGQPLTCYKCATKPMTYVVGIDNDGWVRDVTQRYDPAWMTTTRKCRVDAEWWAETLRPYQSPLTEREKKEDQEFQAKHLDKPLPTSIGTYKNHPLYALKRHLLKFQAIYPETAAVLGYCRGEAVYSRDCVHTLHSRDTWLKQARVVRLGEVPYKMVKGFSNRARKARLSEPQLHDYNDLALYGHWQTEEYQPPVAVDGKN, from the exons atgactttgaagatgagaaTCAGAAACCCCCAAAGAAGTGCTTCCCCTCCAGAGTGTCCCgcgggaagaggaagagaggcagcCGCGATCCAGGAGACCCCACAGATGGTGCAGCAAAAAAGAAAGTGGCCAAAGCCACTGCCAAAGCCAACAATCTCAAGGCTCCGAAGGAGGAAGCTCTCAGCGATGGGGACGATTTCAG GGACTCTCCAGGCGACTGCAAGAAGGCAAAGAAACATGCGAAGACAGAGGTGGTGGACAAAGGCAGTGATGAAGACGAGGACAGTGAGGATGACTGGGAGGAGGTGGAAG AACTTACCGAGCCTATGCTGGACATGGGAGAAGATTCTACCACCtcacagtctgtcctgcctgtgaAGGCTGTGGAAATAGAAATTGAAACCCCGGAGCAGGCGAAGGCACGGAAGAGAAG TGAGAAGATAAAGATGGAGCTTGAGACGTACCTCCGGAGGATGATGAAGCGCTTCAATAAAGAAGTTCAGGAGAACATGCACAAG GTTCACCTGCTGTGCCTGCTGGCCAGTGGCTTCTATCGAAACAGCATCTGCCGCCAGCCAGATCTGCTGGCCATTGGCCTCTCCATCATCCCAACTCGCTTTACCAAGGTGCCACTTCAAAACAGGGACATCTGCTTCCTCTCAAACTTGGTGAAGTG GTTCATTGGAACCTTCACGGTCAATGCGGACCTTTCAGCCAGTGAGCAAGACAGCCTGCAGACAACCTTGGAGAGGAGAATCGCCATTTACTCTGCAAGGGATGATGAGGAGTTGGTCCAT ATATTTCTTCTGATTCTTCGGGCTCTGCAGCTGCTCACCCGACTGGTGTTGTCTCTACAGCCCGTTCCACTGAAGTCATCTGTGACAAAG GGGAAGAAGTCTTCCACGGGGACATCCTTAGAGAGTCCTGGAGGCTCTTCAGATCCTTCCAGTAACGTTCCAGAAAGCCCCAAGAGGCCCAAGACCAGCAGAAGAATCAAAGAAGAGGACGCCTCTTCTGAGTGCCGTGCAAAGTGCCGAAGCAAGGCCGCTGCGGGCAGTGGGCAGCGGAGAAAGCCCTCCTGCAGCGAGGGAGAGGAAGCCAAGCCGAAAACCCAGAGCCGGGCCCGGGCCCGGCAGCGGCGGCGGGTGGCTGCCAAGGTGTCCTACAAAGAGGAGAGTGGGAGCAGTGAGGCAGGCAGCGGCTCTGACTTTGAACTCTCCAGTGGAGAGGGCCGGGATTCCTCTGATGAGGATTGTGAGCCCGGCCCTCAAAAGCAGAAGAGGACTCCAGGTCCTCAGAGGACAAAGACCAGGTCTAAGAGTGCCACCAAGACCCAGTGTGAGCCGCCAAGCTTTCCAGCGGCATCTTCAAGCTCTTCAGGCAGtaagagaggcaggaaggtttCCAGTGGTGGCAGAGAGACAGGAACTGGGAAGGCTGCTGGTGTAGACCAGTGGTTGGAGGTGTTCTGTGAGTCGCAGGCCAAGTGGGTGTGTGTGGACTTGGTGCATGGTGTGGTGGGCCAGCCTCTGACCTGTTACAAATGTGCCACCAAACCCATGACCTATGTCGTAGGCATTGACAATGATGGCTGGGTCCGAGATGTCACTCAGAGGTATGACCCAGCCTGGATGACCACAACCCGAAAGTGCCGGGTTGACGCTGAGTGGTGGGCTGAGACCTTGAGACCCTATCAGAGCCCGCTTacggagagggagaagaaggaagaccAGGAG TTTCAGGCGAAGCACCTGGATAAGCCTTTGCCCACCTCCATCGGGACATATAAGAACCACCCCCTCTATGCCCTGAAGCGCCACCTCTTGAAATTCCAGGCCATCTACCCTGAGACAGCTGCAGTCCTTGGATATTGCCGTGGAGAAGCTGTCTACTCCAG GGATTGTGTGCATACTCTGCACTCCAGGGACACATGGCTGAAGCAAGCAAGAGTGGTACGGCTTGGAGAAGTGCCCTACAAG ATGGTGAAAGGCTTCTCCAACCGTGCCCGGAAAGCCCGGCTTTCGGAGCCCCAGCTGCACGACTACAATGACTTGGCCCTCTATGGCCACTGGCAGACAGAGGAGTATCAGCCCCCTGTGGCTGTAGATGGCAAG AACTGA